In Hymenobacter volaticus, the genomic window ACCATTTTCGCAACGAACTGTACGTGTTCGAGCACACGCTAGCCGGCGAGGAAACCGACCCCGAAGGCCTCACGCACCTCGTCAATCTGGTCCGCAACCCTTCATTGCCTGATTACAAATTCTCGACGGTAGGAGAGGAAAGCACCAACCAAACCGATGAGGAATTCCTGAAGGTGTTGGCCGCTGGCCGTCAACATTGCCACCAGGGCAACGTGTTTCAGATTGTGCTTTCGCGCCGCTTTCAGCAAGGATTTAGCGGCGACGAGTTCAACGTGTACCGGGCGCTGCGTTCCATCAACCCGTCGCCGTACCTGTTCTATTTCGACTACGGTAACTTCAAAATCTTCGGGTCGTCGCCCGAAACGCAACTCCTTATTAAAGGGCGGGAAGCCAGCCTGTTTCCAATTGCGGGCACCTTCCGCCGCACCGGCCACGACGCCGAGGATGCAGCTCTGGCCCAAAAGCTCGCCGACGACCCCAAGGAAAACGCCGAGCACACCATGCTTGTTGACCTGGCCCGCAACGACCTCGCCCGCCACGGCGACAACGTGCGGGTGAAGACCTTCCGCGAAATCCAGTTCTACTCGCACGTCATTCACTTGGTCAGCGAAGTAAACGCCACGCTAAGCCCAGGTGCTAGCCCGCTGCAAGTAGTGGCCGATACCTTCCCGGCGGGCACGCTCTCCGGGGCACCCAAGCACCGCGCCATGCAGCTCATCGATGGCTTGGAGCCCACAGCCCGTGGCTACTACGGCGGCGCCATCGGCTACCTCGGCTTCAACGGCGACTTCAACCACGCCATCATGATTCGCTCTTTCCTGAGCACGGCGGGTCAGCTGTACTTCCAGGCGGGTGCCGGCGTGGTAGCCGCTTCCGATATCAACTCAGAACTCAACGAAGTGCACCACAAACTAGCGGCACTCCGCAAGGCTCTGAAAGAAGCCGAGGCTGTTTAAGCCGTTGACTATAAATAGTATTCCAGTTAAAGCCAAGAAGCTGCACCTGCCCAGCGGAACCAAGCACCAGCTGCAACCTCTTGACAAAATTATAGACCCTACGTTCTCAAGTTCCCCATCCTTCTAAATCCCGCCTAGCAATATGAAAATCCTGGTTCTCGACAACTACGATTCCTTCACCTACAACCTCGTGCAAGTGTTGCGGGAGTTGGGCCACGGTGAAGCCACTACGGTTATTCGCAACGATAAACTAGCCGTAGACGATGTAGAAGAATATGACGCCGTGCTGCTTTCGCCGGGTCCTGGTTTGCCTTCGGAAGCCGGCCTCATGCCGGAAATTATCCGTCGCTACGCGCCTACTAAGAAGATTTTGGGCGTCTGCCTCGGGCACCAGGGATTGGCAGAAAGCTTCGGCGGCGAGCTATATAATATGCCGGAAGTGCTGCACGGTATTGCCACCAAGGCCGAAGTGACAGCCGACGATAAGTTGTTTGACGGACTGCCCACGCAGTTTCAAGTAGGGCGCTACCACTCGTGGAGCGTGCGCCCCGAGTCGGTGCCAACCGAGCTGGAAGTAACCGCCCTCGATGCCGAAGGCCAGGTGCTAGCCTTCCGCCACCGCGACTACGACGTGCGCGGCGTGCAATTTCACCCCGAATCCATTCTGACGGAGCACGGCCACCAGATGCTACGCAACTGGCTGGCCTAGCGCTAAGCACCAGCATCGGCCCGATAGTGGTGCGGCCTGCTGAGGTTACTTGTCTTATTGTTTATCGACTCGGCAAACGTCTACTTGGCGTTACAGAATGAAACACCTTCTCAACATCCTTTTCGACCAGCAACTGCTTTCCCACGCCGAGGCGCGGCAGGCCATGTTGCACATCGGGCAGGGCGAGGCCAATCCGGCGGAAATGGCGGCCTTCATGGCCGTGTACCGGATGCGCCCCATTTCCGTGCCCGAGCTAGCCGGCTTCCGCGAAGCGCTGCTCAGCCTAAGCCGCGACCCGGACCTAGGCACCCACGACACCGTAGATATAGTAGGTACCGGCGGCGACGGCAAAGACACGCTCAACATTAGTACATTGGCTTGCTTTGTGGTAGCGGGTGCGGGCTACAAGGTTACCAAGCACGGCAACATCGGCGTATCGTCGGTGTGCGGCTCGTCGGATGTGCTAGCGCAGCTCGGGGTTGACTTTGCAGTAAGCAACGACGTGCTGAAGCGGCAGTTGGAGCAAGCCAATATCTGCTTTCTACACGCGCCCTCGTTTCACCCGGCCATGCGCCATGCCGGACCAGTGCGACGCGAGTTGGGCGTGCGCACGTTCTTCAATATTTTGGGTCCACTCGTAAACCCGGCCCGGCCGCGCTACCAAGTAGCTGGCACGTTTAGCCTAGAACTGTTGCGCCTCTACCACTACTTGCTGCAACAAACCGATGCGTGCTACACTGTAGTGCATGCGCTGGATGGCTATGACGAGTTGTCCCTCACTGGCGCCGCCAAACTAGCCACTAGCACAGGCGAGCAAATGGTGTCGGCCGCCGATTTTAACCTGGCCAGCACCATGCCCGCCGAGCTAGCGGGCGGCCGCAACGCGGCGGAATCAGCCAAGCTCTTCCTAAATGTATTAGAAGGCAACGCCACCCGGCCTCAGCGCGACGTCGTGACGGCCAATGCCGCCCTGGCCATTCGCTGCCTGGAACCAAGCTTCAGCCTCGGCGAAGCTTTGGCCGCTGCGCAAGAGTCGTTGGACTCCGGGCGGGCGCGATTGGCGTTGCGGGAACTGCTAGCGGCCACGCACAGCAAAGCTGTAGCTGTGTAAGAACCCGAAACGACAGCCGTGGAGTTAACGGTTGACTTAATAACCTTTACCCTTCAACAAAGCGCGAAGCATCACCACTTTCGCGCCACATCTAAACCGCCGCGAGCTGAAAGCTCACGCTACTGAAATGCCGACCATCCTCGATAAAATCATCACGCATAAGCGCCAAGAGGTAATTGACCGCCAAGCGCTAGTGCCCGTGAAACTGCTGGAAAAGAGCCTCTACATGGATTCGCAGCCGCTGAGCTTGCGGCACTATCTGCTGCGCGACGACTTGAGCGGCATCATCGCCGAGTTCAAGCGTAAGTCGCCGAGCAAGGGCGTGATTAATGCCCACGCGCCAGTGGAGCGGACCACGTTGGGCTACATGCAAGCGGGGGCCTCGGCCCTGTCGGTGCTCACCGATACAGAGTTTTTTGGAGGCAAGAACGAGGATTTGACTGTGGCCCGGCGTTACAATTTCTGCCCTATTCTGCGCAAGGATTTCGTGGTGGATGAGTACCAGATTCTAGAAGCGAAAAGCATTGGTGCCGACGCTGTACTGCTGATTGCAGCCGTGCTGACGGGTGAGGAAGTGCTACGTTTGGGCCGTTTCGCCAAGAGCCTCGGCTTGGAAGTGTTGCTTGAAATCCACAACGCCGAAGAACTCGACAAAACCTTGCACCCCGACGCCGTGAGCTTGGTGGGCGTCAATAACCGCAACCTTCACGACTTCTCCGTTAGCCTCGATATTTCCGGTGAGCTGGCCCAACGCATTCCCAACGACTACGTGAAAGTGACGGAAAGCGGACTAAGCTCAGCAGCCGACATCGAAGCCTTGCGTGCCGTTGGGTACCGGGGGTTCCTTATCGGCGAAACCTTTATGCGCCACGGCCGCCCCGAAAAAGCCTGTGCTGCCCTGGTTCAGCAGCTCCGTGCCACCGAAGCTGTAACCTTGCTCTAAGGCTGATTCGTGCCGTCGCACTCTCTTCTAACCATGACCCCAACAGCGCCTTATTTGAAAGTTTGCGGCATGCGGCAGTCAGAAAATCTGGCCGCTGTTGCCGCCTTGCGGCCGGACTTTTTGGGGTTCATCTTCTACCCAAAGTCCAGCCGGTACGTGGGCACGCAGCTCAGCGAAACAGAGCTAGCGGCGTTGCCAACCGAGATTCGCAAGGTGGGGGTGTTCGTGGATGAAAGTGAGGACGCGGTGCTGGCGCGCGTAGCGGAGCTAGGGCTGGATTTGGTGCAGTTGCACGGTCACGAAACGCCGGCGCAATGCGCGGCTATTAGAGCCGCAGGCGTACCGGTTATCAAGGCGTTTTCGGTAGGAGAGGAGTTCAACTTCTATGTACTGCAGCCTTACGTGAGTAGCGTAGACTACTTTCTTTTCGACACGAAAGGCAGCCAGCCGGGCGGCAACGGTACTGCCTTCGATTGGAACTTGCTAACTGCCTACAACTTGCCGGTGCCTTATTTCCTGGCTGGCGGCCTCAGTTTAGAGCAAGCCGATGCACTGCGGAACTTGCGCCTTCCGGGCTTGTTTGCACTGGACCTGAATAGCCGCTTCGAGATTGAACCGGGTTTGAAAGACGTTGAAATGCTGCGGCAACTATTTACTGAACTACGAACCTGACCAAGCGGCATGCACTGATTCAAGATGGAATGCCGCAATGTTTTGCGCAATCCCTTGAACGACTCTGCTGCCTCCTGCGTCACCCACAGCGAAACCCTACGAGCCATGACTCCTACAACCTATAAAGAACCCACTGCCCGCGGCTACTACGGCCAATTCGGGGGCGCTTTCATCCCCGAAATGCTTTATCCCAACGTGGAAGAGTTGCGCGACAACTACCTTACCATCCTCGCCGACCCGGAGTTTCAGCGCGAGTACCAGCAGCTCCTCCGCGACTTTGTAGGGCGGCCCACACCGCTATTCGAGGCCAAGCGGCTGTCGAAGAAGTATAACACGCGCATCTTTCTGAAGCGGGAAGACCTTTGCCACACCGGCGCCCACAAGGTCAACAACACGGTGGGGCAAATTCTGCTAGCGCAGCGCCTCGGCAAAACGCGCATCATTGCCGAAACGGGCGCCGGGCAGCACGGTGTAGCCACGGCCACCGTGTGCGCGCTGATGGGCATGGAGTGTATCGTGTATATGGGCTCGGTGGACATGGAACGTCAGCGCCCCAATGTGGAGCGAATGCGCTTGCTCGGCGCCGAGGTTCGCCCCGCTACCAGCGGTAGCCAAACCCTCAAAGACGCCACCAACGAAGCCATCCGCGACTGGATTTCTAACCCCGTTGATACCCACTATATCATTGGCTCGGTGGTAGGCCCACACCCTTATCCGGATTTGGTAGCGCGCTTGCAAGCTATTATCAGCGAGGAAATGCGCAAGCAGTTGCTGGAAAAGACGGGTTCGGAGTTGCCGCAATATGTGGTGGCTTGCGTGGGCGGCGGTTCCAACGCGGCCGGTGCGTTTTATCACTTCCTCGATGAGCCTTCGGTGCAACTGATTGCGGTAGAAGCGGCCGGGCACGGCATTACCTCGGGTCATTCGGCGGCTACGTCGGTGTTAGGCAAACCAGGTATCATTCACGGCTCGCGCACGCTGCTTATGCAAGATGAGGATGGCCAAATTACCGAGCCGTATTCGTTGTCAGCGGGTCTGGACTATCCGGGTATTGGACCGCTGCACGCGTATCTGGCGGCGGAAGGCCGGGCGCGATTCATTTCCATTGAAGACGAACCAGCTTTGCGGGCAGTAGCCGAATGCAGCCGCTTGGAGGGCATTATTCCGGCTCTGGAAACTGCCCACGCACTGGCTGCGCTCGGTCAGCTAGGCGCCGGTCCCGATGATGTGGTCGTCATCAACCTTTCCGGCCGCGGCGACAAGGACCTGGAAACCTACATGAAGTACGCTGATACTATTAAGTAACGATTCGCCCGCCGAGGGCGCGGAAGGTTGTGCGAAAGCCAAGGAACCTCCGCGCCCTTAGTGTAACCCTTCGC contains:
- a CDS encoding anthranilate synthase component I family protein: MKQFQLHTRHLRVLADTVTPVGLYLRLRDRYPNCLLLESSDYHGQQNAFSYLAFDPLARFELSGNELKLTFPDDSVETETLTEPRLALTRLQEFAGCFQTEPTEYDFITGGLFGYIGYEGVQYFEDLNLRTDKQAAGQIPSVMYGTYRYVIAVNHFRNELYVFEHTLAGEETDPEGLTHLVNLVRNPSLPDYKFSTVGEESTNQTDEEFLKVLAAGRQHCHQGNVFQIVLSRRFQQGFSGDEFNVYRALRSINPSPYLFYFDYGNFKIFGSSPETQLLIKGREASLFPIAGTFRRTGHDAEDAALAQKLADDPKENAEHTMLVDLARNDLARHGDNVRVKTFREIQFYSHVIHLVSEVNATLSPGASPLQVVADTFPAGTLSGAPKHRAMQLIDGLEPTARGYYGGAIGYLGFNGDFNHAIMIRSFLSTAGQLYFQAGAGVVAASDINSELNEVHHKLAALRKALKEAEAV
- the trpC gene encoding indole-3-glycerol phosphate synthase TrpC; translation: MPTILDKIITHKRQEVIDRQALVPVKLLEKSLYMDSQPLSLRHYLLRDDLSGIIAEFKRKSPSKGVINAHAPVERTTLGYMQAGASALSVLTDTEFFGGKNEDLTVARRYNFCPILRKDFVVDEYQILEAKSIGADAVLLIAAVLTGEEVLRLGRFAKSLGLEVLLEIHNAEELDKTLHPDAVSLVGVNNRNLHDFSVSLDISGELAQRIPNDYVKVTESGLSSAADIEALRAVGYRGFLIGETFMRHGRPEKACAALVQQLRATEAVTLL
- a CDS encoding phosphoribosylanthranilate isomerase, giving the protein MRQSENLAAVAALRPDFLGFIFYPKSSRYVGTQLSETELAALPTEIRKVGVFVDESEDAVLARVAELGLDLVQLHGHETPAQCAAIRAAGVPVIKAFSVGEEFNFYVLQPYVSSVDYFLFDTKGSQPGGNGTAFDWNLLTAYNLPVPYFLAGGLSLEQADALRNLRLPGLFALDLNSRFEIEPGLKDVEMLRQLFTELRT
- the trpD gene encoding anthranilate phosphoribosyltransferase, with product MKHLLNILFDQQLLSHAEARQAMLHIGQGEANPAEMAAFMAVYRMRPISVPELAGFREALLSLSRDPDLGTHDTVDIVGTGGDGKDTLNISTLACFVVAGAGYKVTKHGNIGVSSVCGSSDVLAQLGVDFAVSNDVLKRQLEQANICFLHAPSFHPAMRHAGPVRRELGVRTFFNILGPLVNPARPRYQVAGTFSLELLRLYHYLLQQTDACYTVVHALDGYDELSLTGAAKLATSTGEQMVSAADFNLASTMPAELAGGRNAAESAKLFLNVLEGNATRPQRDVVTANAALAIRCLEPSFSLGEALAAAQESLDSGRARLALRELLAATHSKAVAV
- a CDS encoding anthranilate synthase component II, whose amino-acid sequence is MKILVLDNYDSFTYNLVQVLRELGHGEATTVIRNDKLAVDDVEEYDAVLLSPGPGLPSEAGLMPEIIRRYAPTKKILGVCLGHQGLAESFGGELYNMPEVLHGIATKAEVTADDKLFDGLPTQFQVGRYHSWSVRPESVPTELEVTALDAEGQVLAFRHRDYDVRGVQFHPESILTEHGHQMLRNWLA
- the trpB gene encoding tryptophan synthase subunit beta translates to MTPTTYKEPTARGYYGQFGGAFIPEMLYPNVEELRDNYLTILADPEFQREYQQLLRDFVGRPTPLFEAKRLSKKYNTRIFLKREDLCHTGAHKVNNTVGQILLAQRLGKTRIIAETGAGQHGVATATVCALMGMECIVYMGSVDMERQRPNVERMRLLGAEVRPATSGSQTLKDATNEAIRDWISNPVDTHYIIGSVVGPHPYPDLVARLQAIISEEMRKQLLEKTGSELPQYVVACVGGGSNAAGAFYHFLDEPSVQLIAVEAAGHGITSGHSAATSVLGKPGIIHGSRTLLMQDEDGQITEPYSLSAGLDYPGIGPLHAYLAAEGRARFISIEDEPALRAVAECSRLEGIIPALETAHALAALGQLGAGPDDVVVINLSGRGDKDLETYMKYADTIK